Within the Paenibacillus sp. AN1007 genome, the region TACCTTGTATTTGTATCCCCCATAACGATGACCGCATTACCGTCCGAATGCTCTTTGATGTAGTTGGAGAGCTGCCGGATGTTATCGCGTCTTGCCTCAAGCGAATTAGCATCACCGCCAGCATCTGCATGCAGGTTGTATACATCGACTTTTACGCCTGGTGCAATCTCGTACACTGACGCTGTAAAACCCTTTGGTGTCAATTCATCATTACCATTATCAAAGAAACCCGAACGCTTATTCCAGGTCACACGTTTCAAATCACGGAAGGGATACCGGGATAAACTGTTGAGTCCGCTTCCAAAACCTGCAGGCCCACTGGTTTGGGTCAGGTAGGGCAGCGATACCTGCGAGATCAGTTCATTATGATAATTAAAATCTTCCTGTACGTTAATAATGTCATAGTTATTGAGTTTGGGAGAAATCTGAACGGTGTATTCTTGAGGTTTGGAACTGGATACAAGGCTCGGAAGACCACCCACATTATAACTTAGTACCTTGAATGAACCCGTTACTACTCCACTTTCTTCTGCCTGTACCTTTGGTGATCCTGCCTGAAAACCCGTCAAGATTACAGCAGCAGTTAAAAGCAGGGCTGCCCCCTGTTTTATCCAATTCCTTTTCAATCATCTCACTCCTTCTATGCATATTCCTTTGCATTTAGTATAACTTTTGTTTAGATGGGTATAAAAAAACACCTCATAGACAGACATTGTTCTAAAGTCTGTTCTAAGAGGTGTTTTAGTGAAAAGGCTGGGTCTGTCACAGAGCTTCTGCTGCAGTACCCAGCTTATTGTAGAAGGCTGTATCGCTTAACCGATGGAGCCTTCCATTTCGAATTTAATCAATCTATTCATCTCAACTGCGTACTCCATTGGCAATTCTTTTGTGAACGGCTCGATGAAGCCCATGATGATCATCTGTGTTGCTTCCGCTTCGGTCAGACCACGGCTCATCAGGTAGAAGAGCTGATCCTCGGATACTTTGGATACCGTTGCCTCATGCTCCAGCATGATGTTATCATTCATGATTTCGTTGTATGGGATTGTATCCGATGTGGACTCATTATCGAGAATGAGTGTGTCACATTTGATGTTGGATTTCGCGCCCTCAGCTTGACGTCCAAAGGAAGCCAGACCACGGTACGTTACTTTCCCTCCATGTTTACTGATCGACTTGGATACAATCGTGGAAGTTGTATCCGGAGCAAGGTGAATCATTTTGGCGCCTGCATCCTGGTGCTGGTTTTTACCTGCAACAGCGATCGACAGAACGGAACCTTTAGCTCCACGGCCTTTCAGTACAACCGCAGGATATTTCATCGTCAGTTTGGAACCGATGTTACCATCAACCCATTCCATCGTTGCGTTCTCTTCAGCAACCGCACGTTTGGTAACGAGGTTGTAGATGTTCGGTGCCCAGTTTTGGATCGTTGTGTAACGAACGCGCGCATTTTTCTTACAGATGATCTCAACTACCGCACTGTGCAGGGAGTTTGTGCTGTAAATCGGTGCAGTACAGCCCTCTACATAGTGAACGAAGCTGTCTTCGTCTGCAATAATCAATGTACGTTCGAATTGACCCATGTTTTCAGAGTTAATCCGGAAGTAAGCTTGCAGAGGCACTTCACATTTTACGCCTTTTGGTACGTAGATGAAGCTTCCTCCAGACCATACCGCACTGTTCAGCGCAGCAAATTTGTTATCTGCTGGCGGAATAACGGTAGCGAAATATTCACGCAGGATTTCCGGATGCTCTCTCAGTGCCGTATCGGTATCCATAAAGATTACGCCTTGGTCTTCCAGTTCCTTTTGCATGTTGTGATATACAACCTCGGACTCATACTGAGCCGATACCCCTGCCAGGAACTTTTGTTCTGCTTCCGGAATACCCAGTTTATCAAATGTTTCTTTAATTTCGGAAGGAACCTCTTCCCATGTTTTCCCCTGCTTTTCGGAAGGACGAACATAGTACTGAATATCGTTGAAATCCAGCTCATCCAGGTCGCCGCCCCATTTAGGCATAGCCATCTTCTCAAACTGTTTCAAAGATTTCAAACGGAATTCCAACATCCACTCCGGTTCGTTCTTAATCCGGGAAATTTCAGTAACAACTTCTGCCGTCAGACCTTTACCGGTTTGAAAGATGGATTTATGCTCATCGCGAAAACCATATTTATACTCTTCCATTTCTGGTGCTTTTTTAGCCATCTTACTCGACCTCCCTATCGTTATTGTACATTGTCCTCTTCGTCAATTCCTTTGCGTAGTGCATTCCAGGCCAGAGTGGCACATTTGATGCGTGCAGGGAACTTATTCACACCGGATAGGGCTTCGAGATCTTCATAATCGTCGAAATCGACTTCTTCCCCTTGCATCAATGAGGAGAAACGGTTAGCCAAATCGAGTGCCTGCTCAATCGTCTTGCCTTTGACAGCTTCGGTCATCATCGATGCCGAAGACATGCTGATCGAGCAGCCTTCTCCCGTATACTTGGCTTCCTGAACGATTCCGTCATTCAGCATCAGCTGCAGTGAAATCCGGTCGCCGCACGTTGGATTGTTTAAATTCACCGTGACGACATCATTGTCAAACGTTCCGCGATTACGCGGGTTTTTGTAATGGTCCATTATAACACGTCGGTACAGATCATCAAGTTGCATCGCCAAAATACTCCTTCGTCTGGATTAAGGCGCTCACAAGCCGATCCACATCTTGTTCGTTATTGTATAGATAAAAGCTCGCACGAGCCGTTGAACTTACTTCAAGCCAGCGCATAAGCGGCTGACAGCAGTGATGTCCTGCACGAATCGCTATACCGCTCGCATCCAGCACAGTCGCCACATCATGGGGATGGACATCTCCCAAATTAAAGGTCACTACGCCAACGTGACGTTTAGCCGGACCATATATCGTTAGTCCATCAATCTCGGACAGGCGTTCGGCTGCATATGCGGCCAGTACACCTTCATGATGCGCGATTTCATCCATGCCGATCTGCTCCAGGAAATCAATGGCAGCGCCCAATCCTACTGCTCCAGCAATAATCGGGGTTCCACCTTCGAATTTCCACGGCAGCTCTTTCCAGTTGGAATCGTACAATCCAACATCATTAATCATCTCACCGCCGAATTCAATCGGTTCCATGGACTCCAGCAGCGCCTTTTTGCCGTAGAGTGCACCGATACCGGTTGGGCCGCACATTTTGTGACCAGACAGTGCGTAGAAATCACAGTCCAAATCCTGCACGTCTACCTTCATATGCGGTGTGCTTTGTGCTCCATCTACAACGATAACTGCTCCGTTGCGATGGGCAATTTCAGCGATTTCTTTCACGGGATGCACAAGACCCATCACATTGGATACATAAGCAATCGCAACAATTTTAGTCCTGCTCGTGATCGTCTGCTCCACGTCTGCCAGTTCAATATGACCGTCGGACTGCAGCGGAATGTATTTCAATGTGGCCCCTGTCTCCTTGGCGACCTGCTGCCAAGGAATCAGGTTGCTGTGATGCTCCATCTGCGTAAGGACAATTTCATCGCCTTCTTTGCAGTTGGCACGGGCATAAGACGAAGCCACCAGATTCAGGGCTGTCGTTGTGCCGCGCGTGAAGATGATTTCCTGTGTACGGCGAGCGTTAATAAACTTCGCCACCTTCTCGCGAGCGCCTTCGTAAGCATCCGTTGCACGGCTGCCAAGCGTATGAACACCGCGATGCACATTGGAGTTTTCATATTCATAATAATGTTTAACCGCATCGATTACAGCACGAGGCTTTTGTGATGTTGCGGCACTATCTAGATATACGAGCGGGTGTCCGTTGATTTCCTGGTGGAGGATCGGGAACTGCTCGCGAATGGATGGGTTCATTGTCCCAGCTTTTTCTCAATCAAGGACTGCAATTGGGTACGCAGTGCTTCCAAAGGAATATCCGCCACCACCGGTGCGAGGAAGCCATAAATAATGAGGCGTTCCGCATCCGTACGGTTAATCCCGCGAGACATCAAGTAATGGATCTGCTCCGCATTCACTTGACCGACAGAAGCCGCGTGACCTGCTGTTACATCATCCTCGTCAATCAGAAGGATCGGGTTGGCATCTCCACGTGCTTTAGGACTAAGCATCAACACTTTCTCGGTTTGCTGTCCATCGGCTCTTGTAGCGCCTTTCTCGATTTTCGTAATGCCGTTAATGATTGCCGAAGCCTCTTCACGCATAACCGCACGTGTAATCATTTGGCTTGGCGTATTTTTACCGAAGTGACGCGCTTCGGTTGTATAGTTGATTTTTTGGGAACCGGAACCGACTGCGATCACTTTCGAGTCCGAAGTGGAACCGTTGCCTTTCAGAACACTCATCGTGTTGCTTGCTGTATCCCCATTATTCATTTCACCAACGATCCATTCAATGGAGCCGTCATTCTCCAGCACAGCACGGCGGAAAGATACATCCGTTACGTTGACGTTCAACTGGTGTACGGTAGCGAAGCGTACTTTTGCACCCGATTTAACGAATACTTCCACCGCACCGTTATGGAATACCGGTGCAGACAGATCGCCAGACACATAGTTGTCTACGTAAGTCACCGAGCTGTTCGCTTCAGCAACAACGAGCACGTGAGGTGCAAACGTTGCAGAAGCATCGTCAGTAAGCAGCACCGCTTGCAGCGGAACTTCAATGTTAACGTTTCTCGGAACGTACAGGAACACCCCGCCGTTCCACAAAGCTGCATGTAATGCGGCAATGGAATGCTCGTCGGCTTTGACCGCTGTGTTCAGGTAAGGTTTTACCAAATCAGCATGTTCACGAACAGCTGTTGCCAGATCTGTGAAGATGACACCTTGCGCTGCAAGATCAGCAGACAACTTGGAATATACGGCTCCAGAGTTGCGCTGGATAACCAGACTTCCTTCTGCCTGGTCCTGAACCAGTTCTTTGATTGATGCAGGTACTTCTTCCAGAGAAGAGATCGCTGCGCCTGCTTTATATGTGCCGTACTCGCTGATATTCCAGCGTTCGATTTTTTGTTTTTCCAGTTTAGGAAGCGCCAGCTCACTCGCAAGCTTCAAAGCTTCGAGACGCTGTTCAGTCAACCAGCCGGGTTCATTATTGCTTTCCGACAAGGCGCGAAGCGCTTCAGATTCAACCGGAAGAATTGTTTGTGTAGTCATCTATTACCCTCCTCCGTTTTGTCTTTACGCTTCTTGACCTACAGTTTCATCTGTAATTCCCAGTTCTGCTTTTACCCAGTCATAACCTTCTGCTTCCAGACGTTGAGCCAGTTCAGGGCCACCGGACTTCACGATACGACCCTGCATCATCACGTGAACGTAGTCAGGTGTGATGTAGTTAAGCAGGCGCTGGTAGTGGGTAATAATCAGGAAACCACGATCTTCGCTCTTCATTGCATTTACACCTTCTGCAACAATTTTCAGAGCATCGATGTCCAGACCGGAGTCGATCTCGTCAAGAACTACGATTTTCGGGTCAAGCAGCATCATCTGCAGAATTTCATTCCGTTTTTTCTCACCACCGGAGAAACCTTCGTTCAGGTAACGATGAGCAAACTCAGGGTTCATATCGAGTTCTTTCATTTTGGATTCCATTTGACGAATGAACTTGATCAAGGAGATCTCGTTGCCTTCGCCGCGGCGGGCATTAATTGCACTGCGCAGGAAGTCGGAGTTCGTTACACCCGCGATTTCGCTCGGGTACTGCATAGCCAGGAATAGACCTGCACGTGCACGCTCGTCTACAGCCATGTCGAGTACATCTTCACCGTCAAGTGTTACTGTACCGTCTGTTACTTCATATTTCGGATGTCCCATCAGGGCAGAAGCCAAAGTGGATTTACCTGTTCCGTTCGGTCCCATGATCGCGTGGATTTCTCCACCTTTCATCTCCAGGTTAATGCCTTTCAGGATTTCTTTACCTTCAATGGTCGCTTTCAGACCTTCAATGACGAAATTCGTAGTCATGTGTAATGTTTCCCTCCATTGATTAAATTGATGTTTACTGTCGAAAAAGAAAAAGCGCCTATTATATCTGAACAGGGCTTCCCCTGACTTTCTCTGTGATCATACATCTGTGATGCCATTTCTTCATACACCCTAGAGCAATTCCTTCAAACGCTGTAGAGCAGCAATCACTTTAGAATAATTCTAAACTGATTCTCAATGATTATCAAGTCATTTCCTATCAATTCTTGTCCTTCACAGGAAACTTCATTCCTATTGATTCTATAATAAATGACTGTTTGAATCAAATGAGAAAACAACTTCTCTGTGGTCGGACAGTGATATAAATCACAAAATTCACAGTTTGTTCAGCATAGGCACTGAATTAAAAAGGACTCATCCATTTCTGGATAAGCCCTTTTCAATTCCAGCTATTAACTTTTCACGCACAGCCGGATTACATTCTGAGTGTTTCGTTAATCTTCTGTACCTGTTCGGCAAAATCCGCAACGTCCAGCACCGGCGTCATTTCGCTCGTCGCCAAACCATTCGGAATGGAAATCCATGAACGGCAACCGTTATATTCGGGTAATACGGGAATCTCCATCGGTTCCTGCAAACGGTACACACGTAAAATCAAAATGTGGAGCGGATCTTTCTTTTTCCACTTCAACCGGGATTCAGCAAAATCCGCTGTCCACATATGATATTCCAGAAGTCGATCCAGCATTTCCTGATCTCGAATCTCCAAATCCTGCGTTACTTCAGCATACGCTGTAATGCGGACGGTTGAAGCTTCAGGCACCCATTCGGCCAACGACTCTTCAACATAGGATTGATCCAAGGACTTGATCAGTTCTTTACGCTGATGCTCATAAGTCGGATACAGGTAAAATGCCGGACTTTTCAACTCAAAATGTTTTGTTTCCTCCACAATGCCGCCTTTGCGCATCACCATAATCTGGCGTCCGCTTTCCAGCGCTTTGATCGCAGAGGCCCATTCCTTTAACGCCGGTTTTGCTGCCTTATCTACCATCGTGATCACCCTCCCTGTCGCTTTGTCAGCAGTATAGACGCTTAATGCTTTTCTGACAACTTACTGGCAGGAAGGACGGAATCACGATGAAAGAACCTTTACGAGAACAAAGTCAGGAATAGCTGTATGTCAGTCGTGGACGAATTAACCCAAGTATGCACGAAGCATCCACATATGTTTCTCCAGATCCGCTTTGAAGCCGGTCAGCATATCGGCAGTTGGTTGATCTTCAGCTTCATCAGCCAGATCAATACCTTCCTGATACTCACTGCACAGCGTCGCGAAGTCTTCAATCAGATTCTGCACCATGGCATTGGCATCTTCCTTACCGGAAGCCTCTTGAATGGAAGCCATCTCCAGATATTCTTTCATCGTTGCTGCAGGGCTGCCTTTCAGTGTGAGCAGACGCTCAGCAATTTCGTCCATTTGAACTGTAATTTCGTTATAGAATTCTTCAAACTTCACATGCAGCGTGAAGAAGTTCGGGCCTTTAACATACCAGTGATAGTTATGGACTTTGACATACAGTACGTTCAGGTTAGCCACCTGACGGTTAAGTACTTGTTCTACTGATTTTGCTTGATCTGTTTTGTTTTTTGTAGCCATATTCTATCCCATCCTTTATTTAAAATGTAGTCCGCCCGACGTGATATCAGGCTGCCCTGTACGAAGAACAGAGAGTAAATATTAGAAACCCGCCAACTCGGCAGATGTGCGCTGCGGCTCGGTTTTCTTAACCGTCCGCCCTATTCGTTTTTACCCTTCCGTCTGATCTTCGAATCACAGCAGGCGTGACTTGTCTCAAAAAAAAGTTCAAAAACCGCGCTGTATCCGATATACTGTCATAAACCAAGCAAAGAAGTGGGTTTTCCTGTTTCTTCATATATATGGAGGTGGCACCTTTTGACTCAATATCATCCTTTAAACCCCCAAGAAGCGATCGAATTAGCCAAAACCTTACCGGGTCCATTTGCGGCAGATACGAATCTGGAATGTCGTGAGATTGGGGACGGCAACCTGAATCTCGTTTTCCACATCACGGATCCGAACTCCGATAAAAGTATCATTATCAAACAAGCCCTTCCTTATGCGAAGGTGGTGGGCGAATCTTGGCCGCTTTCACTCGTACGTGCCCGGATTGAACGTGAGATTTTGCAGGAAGAATACCGCTTATGTCCAGGAATGGTGCCCCAAGTTTATCATTACGACGATGATCTTGCGTTAACCGTTATGGAGGATTTGAGTGACCACGTTATCATGCGAAAAGGTCTGATCGACGGAGCCTCCTACCCTCTTTTTGCCCAGCATATCGGGGAGTTTATGGCAAGAACCCTCTTCTTCACATCAGACCTCGGCATGAATCAACAGCAAAAGAAAGAACAGCAGGGACGTTTCGTTAACCCCGACCAATGCAAAATAACAGAAGACCTGATCTTTGATGAACCGTATCGGATTGCCCACAATAACAATTATGACGCAGCGATCGAGGATGAAGCCGAAGCACTTCGCACCGACGAAGAGCTGCATCTGGAAATTGCTTTGCTGCGAGCAAAGTTCCTGACCCAAGGACAGGCACTGCTTCATGGTGACCTGCATACCGGCAGTATTTTTGTGACACCAGAGTCGACCAAAGTGATTGACCCCGAGTTTGCTTTCTATGGACCGATGGGTTTTGACATTGGCGCGGTTCTAGCGAACCTGCTGCTTCATTATGTTTCACTGTCAGGTCGTATTCAGAATATGTCATCTCGCCAGGATCGCGAAGCAGAGCTGCTGCAGATGGTGCAGGATGTCTGGACCGAATTCGAAACTCGTTTCCGTGCTCTGTGGGTATCCGATCTTGTTGATCCGATGGCCAAAACCCCCGGATATCAGCATCTGTATGTACAGCAGCTGTTCAGGGACACGGTTGGTTTTGCTGGAGCCAAAATGGTTCGACGTATTGTGGGACTCGCCCATGTGGCTGACATCGATACGATTGCGGATGCTTCTGAGCGTGAACGCGCGCAGCGCAGGGCATTGGCTGTTGGCAAAACTCTGATTAAGAATAATCGCCAGGTAAACACAATCGGTGAGGTGCTCGATCTGATATCGTCCGCCTTCGCTGCCGTAAAAGCCTAAACAAAATGAACGGAGGAACATCCATGACAACCCCTGAACATCAGCCTCTGTCTTCTCTGAACTGGAAAAAGGACAAGCTTGAAATGCTCGATCAGCGTCTGCTGCCCGAAACCATTCTGATGCTGAAACTATACACCCCTGAGGAGGTGTGGGAATCCATCCACTCTATGAAAGTTCGCGGGGCACCTGCCATCGGTATTGCGGCCGCATTCGGCGTTGTGTTAGGTGCCAAAGCTTACGATGGCACTGCCATCCAAGGCTGGCTCGAGCACGTTAAATCGGTCTGCGCACATCTGGCCACATCCCGTCCAACCGCGGTGAACCTATTTTGGGCACTCGACCGCATGATGCAAAAAGCTAATCAGGCTGCCGAGGTCGGTTTAAGTTTGGAAGAAAGTACGGATGCTCTTGAAGCGGAAGCGCTGCTCATTCAGAAGGAAGACGAGGAAGTGTGCCGCATGATCGGTGAACATGCCCTTCCTTTGTTTGAAAACGGCATGGGAGTACTAACCCACTGCAACGCAGGCGGCCTGGCAACAGCCAAATACGGTACGGCAACGGCGCCAATGTATTTGGCTCAGGAACGCGGCATTCATCTCAAAGTATTTGCTGACGAGACACGCCCTGTTCTGCAGGGAGCTCGTCTGACAGCGTTTGAGCTGCAGCAGGCAGGAATTGACGTTACGCTGCTGTGCGACAATATGGCAGGGATGGTCATGTCCAAAGGCTGGGTTCAAGCTGTCATCGTAGGTACAGACCGGGTTGCGGCGAATGGCGATGTTGCCAATAAAATCGGCACGTACAGTCTGGCCGTTCTTGCTAAGGCGCACAACATCCCGTTTTATGTGGCCAGCCCATTATCAACCATTGACTTGTCTACGTCATCCGGCGATCTGATTCCAATTGAGGAGCGTGCTGCTGAGGAAGTTACTGAAGGGTTCGGCAAACGTACTGCACCGCAGGGGGTAAAGGTATTTAATCCCGCTTTTGACGTAACTCCTAACGAGTACGTTACAGCCATAATTACCGAAAAAGGCATCGTTCGTGCACCTTTCCAGGAAAACCTGGCCGCTCTGTTTGCGCAATAAAAAGACGGTGAACGTATAAAGCTTTGAAGAGTTTTGTATAAGCAGCTTTCGAGGATTTAGTTAAGATAGGAAATATATAAGACAAGTGCACCTAGAAGCAATTGCTGTGGGTCTGTAAGAAGAAGGGACAAGAAGGATATCCGACTTGGTCCCTTTTTTTCTGTTCTATTTCTATTTTGACAAATAGGAATCCAAAACTTGCTTCAAATCATTTTCAACAGTGCTTCTACACCTGTCATTCCTGCTGTAATACCCATAGCTTCTGCCTCGGTTGTCACTGATTCCATCGGCGCGTGAAGCAGCTGTTCAAGTGTGCGCACACCGACAGCCCGCGCTGCCACAATCTTGCGATCACCCAGTTTCTCATTCAATAAACCGACATCGAGTGCGCCGCACATGATATACCCTTTGGATGTATTAATCGTCAGCAGCGTCGTTTTGGGAAGCTTGACTTCTACCCCTACGAGTACATGCTCTCCTACTACAATAGGCTCCATCGTCACCATAGTTTCCCGGTCCACCTCCTCTTCAACAGATCACGATATTTGTATGCCTCTCGGTGATTCCTCGTGTGGACACCTGCCATGCATGAAGAAAAAGTGTATTCAAAATAAGATAATATAACCTTTATATTCGATGTTTTCTAAGTCTTCGGTACTATGATTTCAAGCATATTAATGCTATAGTATACTAGAGTGTCTTTTTTGCTCACACATTATTTTACGGGGCTGGGATGAATGAAACAAACCTTATCCAATCAAGATGAAATCGGCTATTTATTCAATGTCGATATACTTATTAAAAGCCGTTCAAATGCATTGGCACTGCAGTCCCTGATGGAGTTCATTAATAAACAAGAACAAATTGCGGACTTTCGGATTCATTCCGGAATAGAACTTGGCAAAATGATTGAAGCTATGCTTCAGGCCGAAACAAACTCCCCTGACTCCGATCAGCCGAAGCTGGAGTCATCACCATTACTTAGTCAGCAATTAACCTCTAGCAAGCCAGACAAGAAAGCCGAATCTGTTTCTTCCGGATTACATCAAGAATTAACGACCAGCGCTGCCAAAAAAGAAACTTCTGTCGACACTTCACATGTTGCTGACGCTAATTCGTTCGATGCCTGGATTGAATCTTTAATTAAAGAAAATCGCCTCACGCGAATTGTTGTAAACAACAAAAATGGCAAACATCAGAGCATACCTTGCCGAATTCTTAATTTTGACCGGGACAATAATGTGGTAACTATCTACCATGTGGATGAAAAACAAGTGTATACGTTCCGAACGAACGAGATTGATGAGTTTTTGCTGTAGACCTCATTACAAGCGCAGTACAGCTGAGCTCAAATTTTATTCAAACCAAAAAAGCAACCTGAGCTGGAATGCAGAACATTCGACACAGGTTGCTTTTATTATGCTGCTGTCTTTGCAATAGAAGAAGTTACAGACTCTTCTTGCCTCGCTGCCATACATCCATTGCAAACAGCAGCCAGCCGGCGATAAAAGCGACACCACCGATCGGTGTAATTGCTCCCAATATTTTGATACCCGATATACTGAGTATGTAGAGGCTGCCTGAAAAAATAATTATACCCGTGAACAGCAGACGTGCCGCCCATTTCAGCTTTGTTGATGATCCCAGCTGCCCGGCCGTTAATCCAACAATCAGCAGAGCGAGTGCATGTATCATGTGATACTGCACGCCTGTTTCGTATGTAGCTATAGCACCTGCACCAATTTTGTCCTTAAGCATATGTGCACCAAATGCACCAATGGCTACAGACAGCATGGTTAATATGGCCCCAATCATCATCCATTTTCGCTGCATATTCATTCTCTCCCTTAACTCGTTTCTAACTCCATTTATTGTAGCGAATTCGTGAGCTAAAGTAAAAGGAGCATGGTATGCCGAATAATCCCGGAATCACAGTCCGCTAAGCGGGGTAATAGATTACACTGATCATTAAAAGGAGGAGTCCTGCATCATGGACCATCAACATTCTCAGAACTCAGGCATGAATGACTCATCATCGCATGCCAGCAGCTCAGACCCCTATAATACGGGAAGAAGTGACACATATTCACCCGATTTCGCCGAGCCTCCTGCAGAACATCTGAAACACTCAGGCCCCGGTATATCCAGTTTCATTGTTGGGTTGGTCGGACTGATCGGGCACATTATGATCTTT harbors:
- a CDS encoding DUF423 domain-containing protein; the protein is MQRKWMMIGAILTMLSVAIGAFGAHMLKDKIGAGAIATYETGVQYHMIHALALLIVGLTAGQLGSSTKLKWAARLLFTGIIIFSGSLYILSISGIKILGAITPIGGVAFIAGWLLFAMDVWQRGKKSL